ACACGTTCCCCTCGTGCGGATCTCGGACCGATTCAGGACATGCCGACTCTCACATGCGCCGGCCGGAGGTCTTCATCTGCCGTCCCGGTCGAGTCTCGTCTTGCTGGTCTGCGTCCACCTAGATAGACTCACCTCGCTACGGCTCGACGACAGGTCGCCGCTGCGGGCCGAGCGCCCGCGGGCGGCTCACTCCTGATTATACCCCCCCGAGGACCCCGGGGCACCTCCGGCCGACGGCCGGCTCCGGCTGTCGCCGCCCGCCCAGGACCCTACTCGAGCGCGTCGAGCCTTCCGCGCAGATCCCGCTCGGCCATCCCTCCGACCACCTGCGCGGAGATGCTCTCGTCCGCGTTCACGAAGACGAACGTCGGCACGTACTGCACGCCGAGCTCGCCCGCCAGCTCGCCCGCCTCTCCCCCCGGCCCGTCGATGTCGTAGACCCGGAACTCGACCTTGCCCTCGTACTCCTTGCGCAGCCTATCCACGATAGGCTTCATCTCGATGCACGTCGGTCAACCGTCGGAGGTGAACTCGACGAGCACCGGCAGGCCGTCCGTCTCGATCGCGCCCGCTCCCCGCTGCGCCGTGTCCGTGGTCAGCTCGCCGTCCCAGCCCGAGATACCGCGCTCGTGGTTGTACAGGCGCCTGAAGCCCATGCGCCGCAGCTGCTCCATGGCGGTCGAGGACCGGGCCCCCGTGGCGCAGTACAGCACGATGTCCTGATCGCGGTCCCAGTCGCGCGCGGCCTCCGCCACCCGCTCGGGCGGGACGAGCTCGGCCCCGGCGATGTGCCCCATCGCGAACTCGCCCGGGCTGCGCACGTCGACCAGCCGTGCGCCTCCGGTGACGAGCTCGCGCAGCCGGTCGTTGCCGATGTTCTCGGCCGCCCCGGGGGCCGGGCGGGTCAACGCGTAACCGAGCCCGACGAGCAGGATGCCGACGGCGGTCGTCCAGATGATCGCTCTCGATGGCTTCATTCGCTCTCCCTCGCGACTCGTCCGCGCCTCGTTCCTGTATACCCC
The genomic region above belongs to Coriobacteriia bacterium and contains:
- a CDS encoding thioredoxin family protein is translated as MDRLRKEYEGKVEFRVYDIDGPGGEAGELAGELGVQYVPTFVFVNADESISAQVVGGMAERDLRGRLDALE
- a CDS encoding rhodanese-like domain-containing protein; protein product: MKPSRAIIWTTAVGILLVGLGYALTRPAPGAAENIGNDRLRELVTGGARLVDVRSPGEFAMGHIAGAELVPPERVAEAARDWDRDQDIVLYCATGARSSTAMEQLRRMGFRRLYNHERGISGWDGELTTDTAQRGAGAIETDGLPVLVEFTSDG